A window of the Zeugodacus cucurbitae isolate PBARC_wt_2022May chromosome 4, idZeuCucr1.2, whole genome shotgun sequence genome harbors these coding sequences:
- the LOC128921691 gene encoding forkhead box protein A2-B-like — protein sequence MAQNLESNFSIRNLLAGADGTNPAITPPPSDGSLSPNISLSSNEENHGSRPNLTYSALVTMAIRSSPQGKLTLNAIQNWISENFPFYRKDEQGWQSQIRQTLSTNSCFLKVPRALDDPGRGNYWALSSELPAVGTVGVGNGSAIGALCVGHPGDGRGNYWALSSELPAVRTASVGNGSAIGALINGVPHPQAPNAVYFPTPHEVQGAHQTQLVQALHEQHACYQYHLQQTQLLQQPLFILQQQQAQQHYQDVYQKLMFHQQQVEFLTSQQISA from the exons ATGGCCCAAAATCTGGAATCCAACTTCTCCATCAGAAATTTGTTGGCAGGCGCAGATGGCACCAACCCAGCGATAACACCACCACCATCCGACGGGTCTTTATCTCCCAACATTTCCTTGTCGTCGAATGAAGAGAATCATGGAAGTCGGCCGAACTTGACGTATAGTGCGTTGGTGACAATGGCGATACGAAGCAGTCCTCAAGGCAAACTGacgttgaatgcaatacaaaattggATCAGTGAGAACTTTCCCTTTTACCGAAAGGATGAGCAAGGCTGGCAGAGCCAGATCAGACAGACACTAAGCACGAACTCATGCTTCCTTAAGGTGCCACGTGCTTTGGACGACCCAGGGCGTGGAAACTATTGGGCGTTGAGTTCTGAATTACCAGCTGTTGGTACTGTCGGTGTGGGAAATGGAAGTGCGATAGGAGCATTG TGCGTTGGTCACCCTGGCGATGGACGTGGAAACTATTGGGCGTTGAGTTCTGAATTACCGGCAGTTCGTACTGCCAGTGTGGGAAATGGAAGTGCGATCGGAGCATTGATAAATGGTGTACCACATCCTCAGGCTCCAAATGCGGTTTACTTCCCCACGCCCCACGAGGTACAAGGAGCCCATCAGACTCAATTAGTACAGGCGCTACATGAGCAGCATGCTTGTTATCAGTATCACCTCCAACAAACGCAGCTATTGCAGCAACCATTGTTcatactgcaacaacaacaggctcaGCAGCACTATCAGGACGTATACCAGAAACTAATGTTCCATCAACAACAAGTCGAGTTTCTGACTTCGCAGCAAATATCCGCAtaa
- the LOC128921694 gene encoding forkhead box protein I1-like yields the protein MSPIFESSYSIRSILSNDEDNKELPLPMQTDIRPNYTYSALVTMAIRSSPEQKLTLSCIQQWIMDNFPYYRKDQRGWQCQIRHTLTTNSCFMKIPRPPSDPGRGNYWTVNPEVESIKKSASPGQAQVVTNAFESKYNVNQAMAQGVPHPQMPSAIYFPTPQEIERTQQMMMKHALQEQHEWFLHHQQQTKLLQQQLVTLQQQQYQQQCEEIYRKMTFHQQQCAFLSATQYPMSGPNS from the coding sequence ATGTCACCAATATTCGAGTCGAGCTATTCCATACGCAGCATACTCTCAAACGACGAAGACAATAAGGAACTACCCTTACCGATGCAAACCGACATAAGACCGAATTACACctactccgcgttggtgacgatGGCCATACGGAGCAGCCCGGAGCAGAAACTAACATTGAGTTGCATCCAACAATGGATCATGGACAATTTTCCGTACTATCGAAAAGATCAACGCGGCTGGCAGTGCCAGATTCGTCATACGCTCACAACGAATTCCTGTttcatgaagataccacgtccgCCAAGCGATCCGGGACGCGGAAATTACTGGACCGTGAACCCAGAAGTTGAGTCTATCAAGAAGAGTGCGTCACCTGGACAAGCACAAGTCGTCACAAACGCATTTGAATCCAAATATAACGTCAATCAAGCAATGGCGCAGGGGGTGCCACATCCACAAATGCCATCGGCTATATATTTTCCAACACCACAAGAAATTGAGCGGACACAACAAATGATGATGAAACATGCGCTGCAAGAACAGCACGAATGGTTCTTGCATCACCAGCAACAAACGaaactgttgcaacaacaattggtcactctacaacagcagcaatatcaGCAACAGTGTGAAGAGATCTATAGGAAGATGACATTCCATCAACAACAGTGCGCTTTCTTGTCTGCCACACAGTACCCCATGTCGGGACCGAATTCGTGA
- the LOC128921692 gene encoding forkhead box protein I3-like: MAQNLESNFSIRNLLAGPDGNNPAITPPPSHGSLSPNISLSSNEENHGIRPNLTYSALVTMAIRSSPQGKLTLNAIQNWISDNFPFYRKDEQGWQSQIRQTLSTNSCFLKVPRALDDPGRGNYWALSSELPAVGTVGVGNGSAIGALVNGVPHPQAPNAVYFPTPHEVQGAHHTQLMQALHEQHAWYQYHLQQTQLLQQQLVVLQQQQMQQHYQEAYQKLAFHQQQIAFLTAQQAPV; encoded by the coding sequence ATGGCCCAAAATCTGGAATCCAACTTCTCCATCAGAAATTTGTTGGCAGGCCCAGATGGCAACAACCCAGCGATAACACCACCACCATCCCATGGGTCTTTATCTCCCAACATTTCCTTGTCGTCGAATGAAGAGAATCATGGAATTCGACCGAACTTGACGTATAGTGCGTTGGTGACAATGGCGATACGAAGCAGTCCTCAAGGCAAACTGacgttgaatgcaatacaaaattggATCAGTGATAACTTTCCCTTTTACCGAAAGGATGAGCAAGGCTGGCAGAGCCAGATCAGACAGACACTAAGCACGAACTCATGCTTCCTTAAGGTGCCACGTGCTTTGGACGACCCAGGGCGTGGAAACTATTGGGCGTTGAGTTCTGAATTACCAGCTGTTGGCACTGTCGGTGTGGGAAATGGAAGTGCGATAGGAGCATTGGTAAATGGTGTACCGCATCCTCAGGCTCCGAATGCGGTTTACTTCCCCACGCCACACGAGGTTCAAGGAGCTCATCACACCCAGTTAATGCAGGCGCTACATGAGCAGCATGCTTGGTATCAGTACCACCTGCAACAGACGCAACTACTACAGCAACAACTTGTagttctgcaacaacaacagatgcaGCAGCATTATCAGGAAGCATATCAAAAGCTTGCCTTCCACCAACAGCAAATAGCGTTTTTAACGGCCCAGCAAGCACCAGTTTAA
- the LOC128921693 gene encoding fork head domain transcription factor slp1-like codes for MAQHLNSNFSIRNLLAGADGTNPAITPPPSDGSLSPNISLSTNEDNHGNRPNLTYSALVTMAIRSSTEGKLTLNAIQSWISENFPFYRKDEQGWQNQIRQTLSTNSCFLKIPRALDDPGRGNYWGMSPELAAVGSVSVCNGTSLGALVNGVAHPTAPNAVYFPTPQEIGETQRAMLMQAMQEQQAWFSFHQQQAHILQQQWVQLQQQQLQHQYAEIYQRLVFHQQQMAYFTGQQVLS; via the coding sequence ATGGCCCAACATCTGAATTCCAACTTCTCCATCCGAAATTTATTGGCAGGCGCAGATGGCACCAACCCAGCGATAacaccaccaccatccgatgGGTCTTTATCTCCCAACATTTCCTTGTCGACGAATGAAGATAATCATGGAAATCGGCCGAACTTGACGTATAGTGCGTTGGTGACAATGGCGATACGAAGCAGCACTGAAGGCAAACTGacgttgaatgcaatacaaagTTGGATCAGTGAGAACTTTCCCTTTTACCGAAAGGATGAGCAAGGTTGGCAGAACCAAATACGGCAGACGCTAAGCACAAACTCATGTTTCCTTAAGATACCACGTGCTTTGGATGATCCTGGACGTGGAAACTATTGGGGCATGAGTCCAGAATTAGCAGCAGTTGGTTCAGTTAGTGTATGTAACGGAACTTCTCTTGGTGCCTTAGTCAACGGTGTAGCACACCCCACAGCCCCAAACGCGGTATATTTCCCCACACCACAAGAAATAGGGGAAACTCAGCGAGCAATGCTGATGCAGGCGATGCAGGAACAGCAAGCATGGTTTTCGTTCCACCAACAACAGGCGCATATATTACAGCAACAATGGGTacaactgcagcagcaacaacttcagCACCAATATGCAGAAATATACCAAAGACTTGTCTTCCACCAACAGCAGATGGCGTATTTTACAGGACAGCAAGTTCTTTCctaa
- the LOC128921695 gene encoding forkhead box protein I3-like, whose amino-acid sequence MAQNLESNFSIRNLLAGPDGTNPAITPPPSDGSLSHNISLSSNEENHGSRPNLTYSALVTMAIRSSPEGKLTLNAIQNWISDNFPFYRKDEQGWQSQIRQTLSTNSCFLKVPRALDDPGRGNYWALSSELPAVGTVGVGNGSAIGALVNGVPHPQAPNAVYFPTPHEVQGAHQTQLMQALHEQHAWYQYHLQQTQLLQQQLVVLQQQQMHQHYQEAYQKLAFHQQQIAFLTAQQAPV is encoded by the coding sequence ATGGCCCAAAATCTGGAATCCAACTTCTCcattagaaatttgttggcagGCCCAGATGGCACCAACCCAGCGATAacaccaccaccatccgatgGGTCTTTATCTCACAACATTTCCTTGTCGTCGAATGAAGAGAATCATGGAAGTCGACCGAACTTGACGTATAGTGCGTTGGTGACAATGGCGATACGAAGCAGTCCTGAAGGCAAACTGacgttgaatgcaatacaaaattggATCAGTGATAACTTTCCCTTTTACCGAAAGGATGAGCAAGGCTGGCAGAGCCAGATCAGACAGACACTAAGCACGAACTCATGCTTCCTTAAGGTGCCACGTGCTTTGGACGACCCAGGGCGTGGAAACTATTGGGCGTTGAGTTCTGAATTACCAGCTGTTGGTACTGTCGGTGTGGGAAATGGAAGTGCGATAGGAGCATTGGTAAATGGTGTACCGCATCCTCAGGCTCCGAATGCGGTTTACTTCCCCACGCCACACGAGGTTCAAGGAGCTCATCAGACCCAGTTAATGCAGGCGCTACATGAGCAGCATGCTTGGTATCAGTACCACCTGCAACAGACGCAACTACTACAGCAACAACTTGTagttctgcaacaacaacagatgcaTCAGCATTATCAGGAAGCATATCAAAAGCTTGCCTTCCACCAACAGCAAATAGCGTTTTTAACGGCCCAGCAAGCACCAGTTTAA